TGGACAACAGGGCAGGAGTGAGGAAACAGCAGAGCAGCATGAGACCAACAGTGTCCTTTCTCTTAGGAGGGATACAAGGCCTCTCACCAAAACAAGGAGGCTACTTTTAAGATttaggagcaaaaaaaaaaaaaaaagatatttaggagcctcaggttggggatttagctcagtggtagagcacttgccttgcaagcgcaaggccctgggttcagtcctcagctgtgtgtggggggggggggcgcggttAGGAGCCTCAAATTTCCTGCAAGATGCCTCTGAGTGCTGCATGGCAGAAGTACCACACCAGAGGGAGCTTGCAAAGCTTACTGACTTGCCTGGGTGGTCCCATAGCTCCTGTTTTTCTTCCTGGGAGAGGCCAGAGGGAGTAGCCAGGGAGTGGCCCAAGAGACAGACTGGGGTGGTCAGGGACACAAGCCAAAAAGGCCATCCAGAGGATGGTGGGGCGCTTGGAGGGAGCTGCTCCACCCTCTTCCCCCAGCAACCTCAGACCGAGCCCCCTGGGGTTATTTCCACAGGGAAGCACAGTCAACCACTCAGTCATTAGCCCAGCCCTCAGCCTACAGCCTGGCCCCCAGGCGGGTGGAGGGCAGAGCAGGGCAAGAGTAAGAGAGGGAGCCCTTCTGGGGATCTGGAGAGCAGAGTGGAGCTCCTGGGCAGGGAAGGCACTGGGTGTGAAGTCTAGGGCAAGCTCAGGGAAGGCTCCTCCCTCTGGCCCCGCCTCACCATGGTAATTTGACACCTAGATCTCCAGGACAACCAATAACAAAAAAGCTGAAGCTGGACAGCAGCTGGCTGTCAGCAGCCTAGAGCTTGCTAGGAGGTGCCAGAGTGAGAAGCAGCCAGCCGGCTGGCGGGAAGGCTGCAGTGCTGGTGCAGAAGTCAAGGGTGGTGGCAAAGGACCAAAAGGAAGCGCAGAAAGGCTCTGTACCGGGGCACCCCTTCTTGGCTCCCCAGTATCTGAGCTCCCAGGTAAGTGACACTGGCCAGATAACAAGGtgcaggagaggagggaagggcagcCAGGGTGGCACATCTCAAGGGTGTGAGCCCCGGCTTACCATGAACTAAGGAGCGTCTTGGGGATACACTGGGCCACTCTCCTACAGGGAACTTAGTCACCTCCTGTGTGTACACCTTCCCCTGGGacccagtgctggagaagggggAGTCACTGCCACTTGCTGTGGAGCAGAGGGGCTGGGGGCCTGCTGACATCAATTGAAACCTTTTCTCTTTAGTGAGCTTAAAATAGGGCCCACACACCCACTGGGCCCCCATTTTCTCAAGGATCAGGGCTGAGCCCTCCCTGTTTCTCAGGAAGGCTCAGGACAAGTTATGCCCAGCCAGTTCACTGGCCTCCAGCCCCTAGCATCTAGCAGAACCGCCTACTTGGGTGCTGGACAAAAGCAGCAGCTTCCATGTCTTTTGAGTTTAGACCTGCTCACTGCTACATGTTTTCAGCTCAGGATCAGTCCAGGGAGGAGTCTCTGCACCCACTTAGATTCCTGGGACCCCCTGTGTCCTCCTTTGGCTGTGATCTCTGAAAACTGAACCAGAGACATGCATGCCTGATTCTAAAGACAGGGTTGGAGGGGAGATGATGACTACATGGATGAGGCTGGGGAGTGACCCCAGGATTCTCTATGCTACACCACTGTAATGGCGATCAAGCTGATCACTGACTGGTTCATTCTTTGGGCAGCACACGCACAACCTTACTGGGCAGGGACTCATGAGGGAAGGCTGCTCACCCGTCTGCCTCCTGTCCTCACACCAAGGTTCAAGTCCCCCCAAGATGTTCCTTCCAAAGCAAACAAGTTGTTATCCAGTAAGAAAGCAAAACTGATATCATTCAGGTTTGGAAACCAAGGAGAAGGCCAAGTGTCCTTGGCTCAGCAGAGGGAGTGGGCTTTGGccaatgtgggggctgggaaacTAACTCCTGTATTAACATGAGAAGTACTGCACagaggtgcccccccccccccccactgagcCACAATGGGGACGGCAGTTAGGAGAGGTGAGGGAGGGCACGGCTGTAAGCTGTTAGCCACtagatcccagaggcaggagagtgacCTGCATCCACAAAACACTGGCTTCCACAGTCCCTAAGATGAGAAGGAAGCCCAGCTTCATGGCTGCAGGTGAGGAGCTCCCTTAATTTCTACTGGCCACCAGATCATTCCCTGTTCTGGAAATCTCAGGAGCCAGGGCAGCAGAACCAGCAAGGCTTCACTCACTCATTTCTGATTTCAAACTAGAGCCCCACAGAGATGGAGTGGCTCAGATACTCGGCATGGTACACAATAGGCATCTCCGCCCCGCTGGTCAGGCCTTTGGGACCCTCAGGTCTCTCCGATCTGTTGATTATTCCTCATTCAAGATGCTTctcagcctggcggtggtggcgcacgactgtaatcccagcactcgggaggcagagacaggtggatctctgtgagttcgaggccagcctggtctacaaagtgagttccaggaaaggtgcaaagctacacagggaaactctgtcacgaaaaaacaaaaagaaaaaaaaaagatgcttctcAAACAAGACAATACACTGCAGGACAAAAGTGGCTGAGACCTTCCATAACAACAACAGGGCACTGCAAGATGCCCTTTGGGGCTACAAAACACCAGTGACAAGTGGCGCTGCTTATCAAATATAGACACATCGCCTGCCCTGTCCACGTGGCAGCTGGAGTTGACTACCAGGTTtacaaagaggaagcagagaggctgTGGTACAAGGTTGCAGTTGTCTGGCCTACAGCAAGAACCTCAATGCCACCTGCCACACCAAGCAACGCCAATCGGTCCCGCCGGCTGGTTTTCCTTCTCTGTTGTGCAGATCTCCCTGACCACTGTCTGTACCCCAGCCAGGAGCATCCTCAGAGGGCTCCAAGTGCTATGCGGGCGGCCTGGCAACAGCTGGGCTCAGGGGCAGCCAGGACTGCTCTCCAGGGGAAGCTACCACTGGCTCTATTGAACATGGTGTTAAGAGAGACTCTAGTCCCCCAGTTCTTGGGCATAAAGTATGGTTTAGAAAGAACTGGATGAACCTGTAATAGAAAGTCTAGGAAACACAGAATTACCAGTagctctgctcagctcccccaAACCCAGGGAGGGTCCCAGAGTTCCCACTCCCCCTGACAACAGCTGGAGAACAAGGTCACCTAATAACCACTGGTTATATTGGGTACCAGGCGTCTGTTGGCTCTGCTTTAAATAGCCCACTGGGAGGACGCCTGGGGACCTGCCGGAATGTGCCTCTTTCCTCTCTGGAGAACAAGACCCCTTTGCTCCCCCCTCTGTCATGTGCCTGTTCTGTTGGTCAGagcttaaaataacaaaatatcaaCTGCCAAGCAAAGAGGGTTCCTCTTCAGCCTTTTGAGGGCAGAGAACCATATCCAGCAGCCCTACTTCTGCTGGTAAAGCAGGCAAGACCTGGCAGGCAGCCCCAGGCCACATCCTAAGGCTGGCACAGAGGCCAGGTCCCACCTAGCTCCCAGTAGGCTGCTTATAGCAGCCCTAGGCCCAGAGCTAGGAGGCTGTCCACACTCTTACAGAGGAGTGCACAGTTACCCTGGGCAGGAGGCTGCCGTTCTCCAACTTCACACGCCAAGCAGGGTGCAGGGAGAAGGCAAGAGAGAAGCAGGGAGTAACTCTGCTAGCTGGAGCTGCTGATCGACAAATTCTGACTTCCCTACACAGCAGGTGGGGCCCAAGCCATTGCCCTGCTCTGGAAATTGGACACTATGAGACCTTTCAGCGAGCCCTAGGGTCCCAACCCGCCATCCCTGCCAAGCAGGTACCCCTTCTCCTCACCactctctctccaggcctttgGGTTTGGCACACAGAAAGTGCTCCTGACCACCAAcctcctgcctgcttctgcttttaAGGAGTGTCTCCATTGGGCTCATGAGGCAATGTGGGCACAGTGCCAgtcaggctgaacaagccagacCAAACATAGATGAAGAGGGGGGGTAAGAGACAGCAGCCCTGGCTCTGAACCGCATGCACACTATgtctgtggggtggggtggtgcagAGGTCCCAGGACAGAGTGGACAGGTCACCTTTGAAGAGGGAGGGTAAGAGACAGCAGCCCTGGCTCTGAATCGTATGCACACTATGCCTGTGGTTACCTTTGCAAGCACACAGCAACTGGCTAGAGGCAGCACCCCTTCGGTCTGACCAGACGGAATGTTTTTAGGTCCACGCCAGCAGGACGCACAGACCTATTTAGTCAGTGACAGACAACACATACAGCTCTCACAAAACCTGGTGCGCCCCTCTCTGGGGGTGATGAACTGATCGAACTGATGGCCCAGTCCCACAAGAGGCGGTATTGAATGTGCACAGCTCACGGGCTTCCAGAGAGCTGTGGCCTGGCTCCTGCACATGGCACACACGTGACTCGGGGGACTCAGTGTGCTGTCTGATGTGGCAGCTCAAAGCCACACAGGCCTCCATAAAGAGCGTGTGGGTAGGAGGACAGTGGCTGGGTCCATCCTTGACTCTCCTGGTCCTGTCAGTACCCACACAAAGTCCCTGCAGCCAGGCCCTCCCTAGGGCTTCTCATCTCCACCACCACACAGAGATCAAGAGCCTGTCCTCAGCACAGATGGGGAGGAGGTGAGACAGGTTGCAGTggtggtgtacagagcaagttccaggacagcctgggttacacaaagaaactttgtctctaaaaacaaagatACAAACGAAAACCCATTTCTAGGAAGGGCAGATGAGTTAGAGAAGGTGCCACAgggatgtagctctgtggtacagtacttgcctagcataagAAAGGCCCTGGAGTCCATTCCCTGGTAgcacaaaactgaaaacaaaacatggaCAACAAATTCAGAGAAGGCACCACCATGTACTTTATAGAAAGGAAGTCCAAGCGGTTGGCAGCTGTGATCCGGTTCCTGAAGAACTGTTAGGGGAAGAAGGGTGGCCAGCCAGGGCCTGAGTGACTGAAGAGGACTCAGTGGAGGTGCAAGAGCCTGGCCTTCCACAACAGGTGGGATAGGCAGCCAGGGCCTCTCACTCTCAAAGGCTGGGCAGAGGCTGTCCGACACAGCAGCAGAGAGCCCACATGCAGGAGTGACCTATCGGCTGACCTTCAAGGTAGCTGCAGACCTGCTAGTGCCAGGCTGGGGGTGGCCAGTCTCGCAGAGCACAGCAGAGGGACCGCCTGCCCGGCTGAGACCAGGGCCAAGGTGGCAATCATCAAAGACACAAGCCCCTGGTCACCTGTCCCATCCCTCAGGAAGAACCAGTCTGAATGCATTGGTACAAGTCGTCCCTGTCCTTGCTCACAGGAGAGATGTGAGGGAGCGCCGACGCTCAGTGGCTCCAACACACAAACTCAGCTGAGAGCTTTGCCTGGGCCCTCTCTGGAAGCCCTGGCCGCCATCCCTCTTCAGTCAGGCCTTTCCTGGGTAGAACAGAACAGGTCCAAGCCAGGAGGGGAGGAGCCAGTCCTACAACTCTTGATCCCGTCTGAAGAAATGAGAGCCCAGGGAAAACCGTGTGGTCCTTTCTTCCTCACACGACAATAATATGGTAGGAGAGGAGGGCTCTTGGGGACTCAGTTTCATATCCTTCAAGTGACAACCTCTCCTTCAGTTTTTACCTGGAGTTGATCCTTCCCAGCTAGAGTCCCCATAAACCTGGAGTCTGATTCTCCTCCCACAGAGAATCCTGAGGCCTGTCTTGCCACCCTGGGCATCTAGGGGAGGCACCAAAATCCTGAATGACCCAGAGGCTGGCTAGGGGGCTGTGTCAGCTGAGGCACCCCAGCCAAACCGGATATTGGTGTCTCAAGACAAAGGAATGCATCAGCAAAGTCACATCTGATGGGCAGAACCTTCACCAACTGCGGCCTTGTCTGGTAGTCCCTCCAAGGCTCTCCAGGTCACATTTATCACAAGCTTTCCTTGCCCTGGGCAGCTCCAGCCAAGTGCGGGCTGAGGGCTACCCTACCCTTGAGCAGACTTCCAGGactccctgtctccctctgcctgGGACCCACCAGTGGTACAGGGTTGAAGCTGACAAACCTGTTCTGCAGGCTATGGTAGAAGAGGCTGGTTCACTGGAGCAACTTCTCAGCCTGTGAGCAGCTCGGCAGGACTCTGAGGTGCTGTCTGTGTTGTTACAGAACACAGGAGCCTAGCAACATGGCAGCCACAGACTTGGTGGAAGAGATTCGCTCTGTGGGTGAGAGGCTGCTGCTGAAGCTTCAGGGGCTGCCCCAGGCCGAGCCCGCGGAGCTGCTGGCCTTCTCTATCATCGCTCTTTTCACAGGCAAGTGGGGCACCTGTCCTCTGGCCCTTTAGCCCCGTCCCCTCAGTGTCCCATGGGCTCTTCTGATATCTGGGAGAGCAAGCCATGGTGCTGGCTGGAAGGTTGGTAAGGCTCCTTCAGGTAAGTAGGAAAAGCTGTGTCCCAGGGGAAGCTAAGGGAGTTGCCACATCTCTGATACCACCTGAGTTGCTAGGCAGTGTTGGGAACTGGATACCGCCAGGGGTTCAACCTCAGACTGAAAGGAGTCAGGCGGAGGAGTGCAGCAAGAGACCGCCAGACCCCGGCAGCCTCTACCCAGACTGGGGAGGTTCTTCGGAAGGAGGGTGGGCATCCCCTGGCTTTTCAGCTCTGGCCTGTCCTCTTCCTTCAGCCACGGTCCTGCTACTGCTGCTGATAGCCTGCAGCTGCTGCTGTGTGCACTGCTGCTGCCccgagaggagagaaaggaggatcccCGTGCGGCCCATAAAACCTAGATGAGGGACAACAGCGATGCCCGGAGAAGCGGACAGGAACCTTCCAGAGCTGTGACACAGGCGACCATCCTGGCCACTTCACTCCTCCAGACAGATCACCTGGGCTCAGTTCTAGCACTGTCCAGGTGACAGAAGACGCCTGGAGACTTATCAAGGAAACCTGTGCTGCTCAAGCTGCCAGTGGACACCAGTGCTTGGGAGGAGCCACTGCTTCCGAGACTCAGGAGACCACCTAGGTCTTCTGCTACTGCTAAGCTGTACCCTTAGGGGCCCCACACTCTGAACAGCTCCTAGTCTTGGGGAGCTGGCCCTTGGGGCTCTGCTGATTTATGCCAAAGAGAGGTCAACTAATCGGGAACTTTGTGCAATTTACTAGACTTCAAGCCTtctgctgaggaggaggagaacatgtCAGTATTCTACCTGAAATTTGCTTACTTCCAAGTAAAAGCTTTTTTGGTTATGTGTTTATGAGGTGTTTGGTTATATGTTTATGCATAGGCGGGGCTCTGTGCATCAGGAAGACAGTGCCAGAATTCCAGGGGCATGGCCAGTGACTGTTCTTTCCAGGCCACTGTTCTCCATGTACCCATGAAAGCTGGAAAATCAACACCATGGAACCAATGGAGGGCCACTGGCAACATTCCTGTTTGGTATCTTCTGCTAATCAGTGCTGGCTTCCAGAGTCCCAGTCAGAGTGATGGAGGTTGTTACCCTATAGCATTTCCTGCTGTCCTAACTTCTGTCTGTATACCCCACACTGACGGCCTCAGGTCTCTGGATCCTCCCAAATTTCTTCAGTCCAAGAAAGGTAAGGCCCTTAGTGTTGTCTCTCGCACTTGTTCCCTGACCTTTTGGTCCTGTCTCCATTTGTGGGTTCACACCTCAGCTGACACCTGCCAGCTTTGTGACCAATGCTCTTAAGCTAGGGTTCCTTCTGCTGAGATGGATTAACGCTGGCACCTGCTTCCTGGGGTATGCTAGGAGTACAAAGCAAGGTAAGCCTAGCACAGTGCTAGACATGCTTTAGAAGCTCCATAGTTATGAACTGTCATTATTTGCCCCTCTAAACAGGGGCTGACCCAGAGCGCCTTTAAAATGGACCCATTTTAAAGACGGTGCTATTGAGATGCTTCCATGCCTCCTTCCCTGCAGGTTTCTTCCTCCCAGACACACAGCTACAAACCCAGCCATGGAGGGAGGGGCACAGACACAGAAGTCTCCACACATGTCAACAGGGCCAGGACTGGGTTCTAATTACTCACACTTCTGTCACCTAAGTCTGGGCACTACATTCTGCTTGCTTGGGAGCAGAGCTCTGCCAACCTTGAAAACAGGTCACAGTGAGGGGAAGTCAGCCCCTGCCACCTCTGGCTGGTGACCTGGCCGACAGGAGGGAGGCCGACAGGAGCTCTCGCTGGCTGCTTTGACTACCTGGTATCCACAGACTTGCCTGACAGGCTGGGGTTATAGAAGACCAAGAAAGCACATGTTTccaaacaaagaagagaaatctAAGAATCCACCTGTCCTCGGCCCCTAAAAATTGGGATTCAGAGtcaaacatgcctttaatcccagcactctgagaggcagaggcagctggatctctgtgagttctaggtcggCCAGAGCTACATAAGACTCCCTCTCAAgagggagggctagagagatggctcattggttaaaaacactggctgctcttccaaaggactcaggttcaattctcagcacctacatgtgtctgtaattccagatccaggggatctgacaccctcacacagacatacatgcagacaaaacaccaatcaTTGCtgcctattattatttttaggtttctgagacagggtttctctgtgtagccctggctgtcctggaactcactctgtagaccaggctgtcctggaattcacaagatccacctgcctctgcttcccaagtgctggaatgaaaggcacgcaccaccaccactggctaaTCACtgcttattaaaagaaaaaagaaaaaaaaactttctcaaaaataaaaacaaaacaaaataaaaaaccaaaccaacaacaaaacctgaaTGATGATAATAAAGACAGCTAAAATTCTGAGGGCTAGTCCATGCCCTGTTGCtttcaaaaaacattttcttggtgctgggaatgaagccCTGTAGATTGTGTAcacttggcaagtgctctaccactgagccacgtcCCCAGACCCTTGAGGCTGTCTTAAGCTAGGCTCCAATTCACTATGCTCCTGCTTAGCTTCTGGACTACAGCTtgtctgggctttttctttttcccccttcaggttttctcttttttaaacaatctcactgtggccctggctggaagccaccacaccctgctcttgTTTTGAGCATTCAGTTACAGATAAGGTCATTTAACCTTCACAAGGCTTCAGTCCTATAAATGTCATTACTAGCCCAGTTGACAGAAGAGGAAGTTCAGTCTTAGTGACACTAGACAATTTGCCCAAGTGCAGCCAGCTAAAATGTGGCAAAGCCAGCTCTGGGTCCAGCCTGTCTGGCTCTGGAGCCTCTGCTTAACCACACCTAGGGCTTGAGGCCTCTGGGACACAAGACAGAAGTTTCGACTCCATTATCTCCATTAGCCAACCCTACATGCAAACACCCACACCCAAACCGTCTCAAAATTGCTTCTGTGAGAGTGGGTGGGAATCTAACACCCAACTATCAGAAGAAGACTCCAGGGATAGTGGAGGGGACTGGAGATCCCACCTTTTTCACACCCAGCACTGTTGGCTGGAACCCTGGAAGCCTTCAGTTTAGGAAAAGCAacccagttccttccttcctgctctttAAGAAGGATTTCATTAGCATCAGGAAGAGCCTTCCTGTAGGGTGGAGTGGTGAAGACTGAGATTCCTCCTTTGCTAGAAAAAGTTTTGGTTCCTAGTTCAGCTGCAGAGCAGGAGGTACCATGGACAACCCTGGACACAGCACAAGTAGCCAGCTCGTTAGACCTTCCTGCCCCATGCTAGTCCAGCCGACCCTATCGaacgtctttgatcccagcactcgggaggcagagccaagcggatctctatgagttcgaggccagcctgggctacagtgcaatatccaggacaggcaccaaaactgcacggagaaaccctgtctcaggaaaacaaaacaaaacaacaacaacaaaacaacaagccATCTCAGTGCACGGTGGCCACCACAGGTCTCAGCAGCCTCCTCgtgtccttccctctcccatgGTCTCTATTCTACTACCAATGTCTGTTCTCAGTCCCTCAGGAGGATGAGGAGCCGCCCAGTTCACTGCCTGCATTTATACCTTATTACAAAATAAGAATCATGTCAGCAATACTTGGCAGAACACAGACAAGTTCTatgaaatgttaatattttcaaaacaatttatAACAGAAATCACAATGATACAAATGAGTACTACAAATTTCACATTATAAAATATGTTCACAAATTAATTTTGTTCTAAAAATGTTTTCCTCCTCTCTGTGCCCTGTTCCACGCCATGGAATGCTGTCTCTAActctcaagtcttttttttttttttaagatgtgtttttatatgtatgactgTTTGCTTATATACATGTAAGTGCACCACATGCTTGTCTCttttctgaggccagaagagggcatcagatcctctggaactggggttacagatggttttgagacACTATAGGGGGCTGAgaatcgaacccgggtcctctggaaaagcagccagtgcttgtcTTTCCAACTGTCATTTCCTCACAGAGGAACCCCTCAACATACAGACCATGCTTGAAGCATCCTCTCCtgttctcatctatttccctcACAGAGACAACGATCTATCTACTTGGATAAGGCAGTTAATTAAAACTAGACAAAGCAACTTTCCTATGAATGAATGACACATTCCCCTACATgtctgatttgttgttgttgttttgagacagggtctcattatgtatttCTGGTTGGCCTGGCattcactatgtataccaggctggcctcaaactcaagagacccacctgcctctaccccttgagtgctagaattaaaggtatatgccaccatgcctagcaggactttgtttttttgggtttttgagacagggtttctgtgtgccctggctgtcctggaactcactttgtagaccaggctggcctcaatctcaaaCTCAGTGTTTGGTgcattcagaggccagaaaaaggtgttgaatctcctgaaactggaattataggcagttggggcacctgatgtgagtgctgggcactgaaccaaGGTCTCTTGAAAGAGCAGCGTGTTCCGAGCATCTGATTCTCTCTAGCCTACATGACCTGAGGTGGGAGCGGCCTCTGGGTGGGCCGGTCTCCGAGGAAGGGCTGTGGACTAGCTCAGCTCCAGCTTACCTTGTAGTTTTGGTTTCATCAGAGCAAGATTTGAACACACCTGAAGAACCTGAGTGTAAAATGTCACTACAGAGGGGACAgcaagatggtttagtgggtaaaggcacttgccaccaaacctgaggatctgaattcagtgaCCTGGAACCCACAAGTTAGAGAACCTATTTCCACAAGTTGTCCACTAACCTCCACACACACTCCAtggtatatacatatgcatggacatatacaagattaaaaataaattaatgttatGAGTTTTACAAAATATGCCCAAAGTTTAGTTATGTTTGTGCTTCTTTTGATGGGACTATGGAATGATATCAAAGTGGCCACATGGGTATTAATAGAGACAATAGCATGGTCTATTCTAAG
Above is a window of Onychomys torridus chromosome 8, mOncTor1.1, whole genome shotgun sequence DNA encoding:
- the Smim5 gene encoding small integral membrane protein 5 — its product is MAATDLVEEIRSVGERLLLKLQGLPQAEPAELLAFSIIALFTATVLLLLLIACSCCCVHCCCPERRERRIPVRPIKPR